In Cryptomeria japonica chromosome 1, Sugi_1.0, whole genome shotgun sequence, the sequence tttgattaagtacccttagccatttgattgaataaatcttatttatttgattaaaatccctttttccccttttgattaaattcacatttaattaaaaatcccctttgcaaataaataaaacattatttatttatgaataattcccccacttgcaaaatcctacaaatgcaagttgcgtcCCTTTTGGCCAAATTAAACCATTCTAATTTGCTAAAAtatctatttttcctcacccacttgcattctcctacatctctcacttgcctccataatcatccttctagaaacctcctaatcccatctTAATCATGTTtgatctcctaatcatgtcctttccctaaatttgggggatcCACTTCTCTAAATTTGGAAGagagtcttcaaaatgcatttaagactttatctatttcaacaagttaacttgttgagtcttccaaacatgtaaggctcttacataaaccactagtggttttcctctttgggcaagttagcctccaaagtcttcaaaattcattcaatgcctcttacaagcccacaccccttggccatgatggttgtccctttaaccattttcccatgttgcacaagagtttacctcttgggtaatagcatgcctccctggttaatgacattatccaatgatgtcactccttgaggttatccctaatttcTTGCTTAGCATCTAATGTTTTTTTAGCATCCTCTCaatccctctcaaggtgacatttgtcaacttgggattggattgaatctctcccatggattgataactttcaatcctatcccttgttgatattactcaatctcaaccatctatttctCTGTTttgcttataaatagagctcatttctgcaattcaaggatcccaatcttgtgcatccaaattatagtcattttgcacgttatcaaggagctcatttgtcatcttcaagcatctaagtattctagcattagcatcataacatttagcttaattgcattatgTTTTAGATCATTTAGCCTAAATTGCATATCAATTACATAATTTTTCATCTTCATATAGCTTAATTAGCACaccataatcttcaatttggaattaacttatCCCCATATCATCTCTACCATCTTGATCATAAGTAGCTTTTCATCTTGCATACTTAGCTTTCATTCATATCATCATCTCAccattcactaagatcttagttgcattcattttgatcctagaatcatcatttaaatcgcgttctctaggttgacatccaagatatcaagtgctcttccaagtgaggaccaccttgaatcttaaggatctttagggatagaggagcatggaatgattttgagagtttttggttcactaacatgtttttgtgattactaactctaatgcaatgtttcatgtgtgtgtttgaggtgtTTTCTCCCATTGCAGGATGATCCCACATTTCTGGCATACAATTacaaatttggaatttaatttgggTGAGAAATGCATTGTCAATTGGGTAGTCTATTTCATAAATATCATCTTGAATGCCCATTGACAAGAATGATGTACCTacacataatttttttataaatcctAATGTGTTGATGGATCCCAAGAAAACATATTTGTATTCAACAATCCTCCATTATGTTTAATAAGGAAAATAAGGTAGAGGACATGGAAGAAATGTGCTAGGAAAATAATTATAGAAGACAAAAAAGAATTGTAAAAAGCCAACTTGGACCTCCCCACCACCAAAGGAGAAAGCATGACCAAGCAAGCTACCATGAGCTTCCTGAGAATGAAAGTGGATAAGTTGAAGACATAAATAGAACAAGAGAATGACACATCTATTGTCTTGGTAAATgagattggagaaataaaaatgaaattgagTATGTAAGTCAACCAATTCACCCTACTTCAAAACTAGAGATACCTAGACACAAACCATCAAAGGTCTCATGTAGAAGAGTGACAACTTGGAGTAGATATAAGATGCAACAAAAGAGTATATATGACAACTATAGGAAAATATTAAAGAATGTAATCTATTTATGGGATAATTGGAGCTCAATTGtgctctttttcatcatttccacTAGAGATTGATAGAGAAACCTACACCGACCTTCACTCAAATGCTCAATTTTCTTGGGCATGCATATTTCCACACCCTTGCACCTATGATAAATGATGTTGACACTACCATTACATGACTCTACAACATTGAACCACTCAAGCTTATTATCATGGGAATACATTACAGGTTTAATACTATTCATTAAATTAATGATGTCTTAGATCAAGACAAAATAATATAGGAGTACAAGACATAAGTAGGAGTCACAACCCAAGCAATTATGAAGAGCCAATCATATAATAATATGCCTATCAAATGTAGATTCCCATATTTGATGGATTTAGATAACATGGTGTTCTCTCTAAATGTATTCCACATAAGGATTAAAGAACAAGGGATTGAATAAATTAGAATTAGCCACATTATCCTCAACATAAAAAGATAAGGAAATAAGCCAACCATTGATTTGGGGGATTTAGATGCAAGTGACTAGTTTACAACCATAACAAGCATCATATGAGAAACATGTATTAGAGCTTCAGTGAAGATATAGAATGTTGCTAAAGATCAACTTACCAAAAGATGAAGAATATGGAAATAGTATGGGTTCTCTAAGAAATATCTAAGTAGGTAGGCATATTTTTTaggttttattttttttacaattttagTTTTTGGGTAGTGATACTATGCCTAATGGATACACGTGTGCTCCTTTCCTTCCATGAGTTAAGACTACAGTGAATATTTTACTACATACAGTAGAATAAATCTCATTTAATGTGCAATTAATAAAAATACTTTGTGACATTCATAGGCCTCCTTGCTTTTTGTATTTTTGTACTTTGGTGTTGTGGAGTAATTATTGAAAAGTTCTAAGTCCTAATTAATGCTTGTTGTTTTATGCTCCAAATCAAATTTCATCTAACAATTCATGGGACTTCggtaaaaggaaaaaaaattacaCTAAAAAGTCCCACTTATGGCATGTGGCAACTTGAGCTATTGTATAAGGTTAAAAATTGATTGTATGAGTATCGGCAAGCCCTAATTATTTTTTCACTTTAAATTAATGTATGACTTAATCGATGCTACACAATGTTCTCTTGAGCATTCTACAAAAAGTGAAAGGAGATATTTTCCAAAGTTAGCATGGACTATTTGATCTAGTAGTAAAATACTCATCTAAACCATAAGATGCTTGACCATTATAGCACAAAAAGGCTCCTCTTCAAGTCCTCGCATCATATGTTTGGTACTTGTGACTTCCTTGCATCATCTTAAAAGGGCCTAAAATACTAAAGTAGCAGAGGTAGGCTCAATTACATCTAGAATTTAAAATTGGTAAAGTAGTAAGGTTAAGCATCCATGGTCAATAGTTTTATAATGCCAAGATGGGAAGTTTTACCTAACAAGATTGTGAAAGTACAATGCTAAGCATTAAACTTCCTTAACTAGTTACCAAAGACCCCATGACTATGACAAACCACTGATAGGAGTAATAAAGTTGTTAGAATTGTAGAGAGGTCTTTTCGTCTACATGTTTCAATTTTCAAATGTAACTTGGGTGGGAAATTTGTTATGGGTTGGGTAGTCTAATCCATAAATATTGGCCTACATACCCATTTACAAGAAGGGTGTAACTACAAACAACTAATCTATAGAGCTTAGTTGTGTTGGTGAATTCTCAAGGAATCATACTTGTATGACTGAGCTATTATGCCTAACATGTTTGTTTGCTTCTAGCCTCCTTTTTCTATTATATACTAGAGCCTTTGTGTATGTTTCAAGTTAACACTTATCCATGTAATAGTTGACTAATAAGTGATATTAATAAGAACTAAGCTATTGTTACTCTCTATCTTGTCTTTTTCCACCTTTGTTGTTATGTATGCATCTTTCTATTGATTATTGAAATGTGAGAAGTTAAGTTATGATTTGCTATGAAGATAGTTTGTATCTATCTTACACAATCCTTTTTTTCTTTAATTATCTTTCTACAAACTTCTACCCCTTATCACACCACCATCATAAAAACATCTTTAGGATTAGGCATTAGATAAACAAAGGAATTGGCCCTCTAATCCAAAAGGTTGTGTTGTAAAGATCATCCTCTTTGTCGACTCACATTGTTGTTTGGAAGCCCTTCCATGTTCCTCAGTCATGTGTGGCATATTGGCCCCTAAAATAGGCCTTTATACCAAGATCAATAATTAGTAAATTAGTCCTAGATTATTAAAAAAATATCCTTAAAAAAGAGTCAAGTCACCAAATTTCACCTCAATTTACATGTCACTCCTACTAAAAATGCATTGACATCAAAACTTGAGATTTTTTAGGGAATACTGCTAAATTGTTTCTAAATTAGATTGTGTTAGagcacaatctaatccagaaacaagCTGTAATCACTAGGGATTATGGAAATATGATATCATTAATTTTTTAGGGAAATAAATAATGAAATACGAGGCAAACATTTCAATATGTCTAGGTGCACATGTATGTAAGTAGTTCATGCATTTTCAAGTCTATGCCTACAAATTTTGTAAAGATTAACCCTCAACAAATTAAGATTttcatattattataatttataaacAAGGCAATCAATAACATTTGTGTGCCATATTTATGAAGAATGCTAAataagatatttttcaaaaaataatttcttAACCATGAACAAAGATAACACCTATCTGATAAGTATGTTTGATATATATAACTAATATGTTGGCAACATGTTATGATCCATCAAATTTAAACTTGATAAATGGCACTCATTTTCATTCACGCATAAATATAGTAACAATTATATGTATGATGACATCATGAACTCAGATTATTGAATGTCCATTATGTGGTGTTACAATTAAACTTTTATACGATTGAAAGTTGGGGTTGTTTAATTTTTACTTCTAAATGTAGAACTAGCATTTACTTTAGTTCCAAATGCTGCAAGTTATTTGAGCTAGATGATATTACTTCAATCACAAGTTCGTTATATTAGTATTACACACTTAGAAAATTGAGTATTGATTCTCAAACAAAGTTTAATTTACACACACTATTTAAAAATTTcaatatcttttattttttatgaatacgTGTGTAGATTCTACTAAATTAAAGTGAATAAAAAAAATAGAGGGACACAAAGTCACTCCTAATAATTAACTTGGAAAGCAAAATACCAAATATACAAAATAGCAGTCATAAAGACAAAACCCGAATAGTAGATAACCATAAAGAACAAATCGCTTGAGCAACAAGAACAATCCTAAACTTTTCAatcaataaatttataaataaattaaaaattaaaaatattatttaaaattatgtatatataaaatTTAGTATTcactattaaaaaaaaacatacaatTAATTGtgcaatacaaaaaaataaataatcaaataaacaaTTTTGATTACAATAATATTCACTAAACACATATAAGAATAATAATAGAACGACCTTACAATCAGGTTGTAAACCCTCTTCAATTAGATGGTGATATTCGTCAAGGAGAAGAAAAATTTACTAAGATATATTTAATTCCTTACAAAACAAATATTATACAGTGTACAAGATTTGACACCGTTTAAACAAAGAGATGAAAGACTCAAAATACTCTCAGACATTTGGAAAGGTTGCAGAGGCTCCTGCAAATTTTGACAGATACATTCTCTGCCTTCCCGATCCCTAGTCAGGGCGTTTCAGTTAGCACTTGAAATCTGATACTTCAAAAGAATGAACTACACataatccaaattgaaaccctaactaCACCTTCTACTCCTACCCTCTAAATATAGACAAAGCAAATGAAGGAAACCCTAGCAATGGAATCCAAATCATGCGACGGCCGTTCTCCCATACTGCACAGACAAAGCTGGTGGCTTTTTAACCCCCTGAAGGCGGCGGGAGATTTTCTTAGCAGGAAGCGGCGGCATCTCGTAATGGCGGAAGGTTTCAGACTTTGTGCTACTGATAATACTGATATTTTCTTTAGCGGCTCCGCCTACCTGCAGCAAGCGGACTATGCCGGAATAGTGCAGCGAAGCCGCAATTTGCAGCGGCGTAACGCCTCTTTTGCTCCGAGCGTTCACATCGACGCCCTTTTTCAGCAGCAGCTCCACCAGCTCCATGTGACCAGACTCCGTCGCACAGTGTAAGATACTGTAACCCTCATCGTCTCTGCTGTCCAGATCTGCGCCCTTATCGAGCAAAGCCTTCACTATTTCCAGCCATCCTTTAAAGGCGGCGCGGTGGAGTGCCGTCCAGCCGTGCTGATCTTTGCCATTAATGGCGGCGCCCTGTTCAAGGCACCTTTGTAGGCTCCGCAAGTCCCCACGCCGAGCCGCCCTGCGGAGTCCATCGCCTAAGCGCAGCATGTCGAGCAACGCTGAGTCACCGGTGTCCACCGCTAGGTCATATGACGTCTTCCCGTGCTTGTTTCGGATGTCCTTTGTAGCCCCCTTCTGCATCAGCAACCTCACCATGGAACCCTCCCCTCGAGCCGCAGCTTTGTGCAGCGGTGTGTCGCCGTCATCCGCCCTGGCGTCCACGTTGGTACCGGCGACCAATAGGACCTTGAGGCAGTCCCTGTGGCCGCCCTCGACTGCCATGTGGAGCGCGCTACGCCCGTCGCTTACCACGGAATTGACCTCCTCTGCGCCCTTGAGCACCACCAGGCGGAGCACGTCAACGTGCCCCCCTGCAGCAGCGAAGTGCAGAGCTTGCCAGCTTGACAAATCCTTGGCCCCTACTTTAGCCCCGTTGGCTAACAGGAGCTCTGTAATAAGCCCCTCCCCCTTTGCCGCAGCAACATGCAGGGCCGTCTGGCCCTTCTTGTTACGCGTTTCCATGTCGACCTTGAATTCGATCAGCAGCTGAACCAGGTCCGGCCTGCGGTTCGCCACGGCCATATGGAGCAGGCTCCTGCCCTGCTCGTCACAGCTATTGACTGTCCCTTCGTCTTTCTCCAGTACCTCCCTGATCTCGTCCACAGAACCGTCTGCTACAAGCTTGGTCAGAATGGCGCCCCCTGTGAACATGACCTTGAGCCCGCTGTCTTCGAACACTTGCTTTTTGCGCGCAGAGAACCACTCGAGTGATACTGTCTCCGTCTCCTTCCCTCCGGGCACGACGACGCTCTGGACCAGGAACTGATCGTCCGAATGCGGGAAGAACTCTGGGAGTTCCGTCTGCGGCTGCATTGTTATTTCCACGCTGGCTTTTCCCAGAGGTGAAATTATGCCGCAGGATGGTCGGACTGTGTATTTCTTCTGCTGCAGGGGATGGACTCTGAAGGCCACTGGCATCGTGTACATCACGTTCTTCAGCTCCACGAACCCCGAGCATCTCTGCCCCGGTTCGAATCTGATCACAACCTCCTTGGGCTGAACTGTTAGTAATCTATCCATACTTAAATCTCAAGAGCTTTCGCAAATCTCTTCCGTTGGAAAATTGATGGTTTTCCTCAAAAAGCCCTCTTTCCCTCGTGTGTAAAGGTACACAGATCTCTTGGTCCTCAAGCTGCAGGGTTTTTTTCAGAGATGCTTCAGCGATTCCAACTGATTCCAGAGTTATTACACACAGGCTTTTCACTAATTCCTTCTACAGTTAGGTTACAGGATTGCTTGGTTACAGAATTGGAATGTCCAATTGAAATTCTCCCTGTTGGAAAACTTCCAACAGCGGCCAAGAAACAAAACTTCTTCCCGGGTACACAAACCCTAAGCTTTGGGAATCTCTTAGTCCTCGAGCTGCAGGGCTTCTTTCAGATAGGCTTCAGCAATTCCAACTAATTGAGGACCTACAGTACACAGGCTTGACCAATTCCTTCTACAATTAGGTTACAGGATTGCTTGATTACACAATTGGAATGTCCAAAAGCTGTTAAACAAAACTTCTGCCCGGCTACACAAACCCTGAGCTTTGAGAAGCTCTCAGTCCTCGAGCTTACAGGGCTTCTTTCAGAGAGGCTTAAGCGATTCCAACTAATTCCAGAGCTACTACACACAGGATTCACCAATTTCTTCTAGAATGGCCTGATTACAGAATTTGAATGTCCAAAAGCTGTTGGAAAACTTCCAACAGCGGTCAAGATTTCTCTTTTCAAACCAAACTTTGAGAATCTCTTGGATATTTTCAATTGCATAAACTTCTctaacatcctaattcaaaaatgccTAGGGAACTTCTACAAACAACTGAGCTCAAACTTTAAAATCTTATGATAATGGCCGATACTCCCCAATCCAGAATCTAAATGAGAGACCTCTACAACACTTCTCGCATAGAACTGAGGAGTGATGACATAATTGAAATAGATACGGGCAAAAGAAGTACTAAAACGAAAATTAAATCTACCTCGTACCCCTTCGATCCGATCAAATCTCCAACCTCGTGAATGTTGTGCGACTAAGAAATATAGAAACGGACGGCCGAATACCTGGGGTGTAGAAATTCAGATGTTGTTTTTGTCATCATGGTTAAAAACGTAAAGCAAATCGAATAGAGCATAATCTGGACCGTCCGCCATAGCTGTATGCCAGCTTTTGCTTTTGCATTTCTTCATTGAAATTGTCTTTCTGTTAAGCCGGTTGTCACGGCCGGCATCTCTCGGCTGTGTCTTCCAAGTGTCTCTTCCCTCAAATTTTGGTCtgatttttttaatcttttccctttttaatttttattaaattcttTTACACTTCCAAAGACATTTTGTAATTTACACAAATGCTTATTTATTCTCTGCAAATCAGCCCAACTGCACAACGACATTTACCAAGGGAACCCAATTTATTTAGCTTCACTTTCAAACATCACATTCTTTGTTTACTGCCGAAATATGTAAATATTTTCTGTTTTAGACGCAAATGATTTAATTTGGTCCATTGTTTATCGTAAGTTATATATTTAAGCTCGAAGTAATCGCATTATATttgatttaatataattaaatttgttACTGTATATATcagtagtttgaatttttttttaattatagggGAAAAACATCCTTGAAGAAGAATTTTGGCGTCATTCTATAGGAAAGAATGAGAAGCTACTCCATGATTGGGCAAAGCTATACGTTATACTCGTTATATTCGTTAtattaataattaactaattaattaattagttagaataataaaataaaggtAGAAGGTAAAGCCGGCAACACTCCGCGTTGAGTTAAGTCGATCAGCCCGATATCACATAAGACCTGTTGTTAAGATGTCCACGTAAGAcccatttaaatttaaaaaaagaaagagtTTCCTATGTGATTTGGTGGATTAAGTAGATGGAAGTAAATAAGTATATTTATTGTACACTAGGGAAGAGTATCGgttaaatttattaataaattttacatgtatcaataattgtttatttatttttaatagttaGAATTTTTGTATTATTATTggagcatctttaagtaggtatccaTATGATTACCACATGATTACTGTGTGTCGTTACTACTCATAAGTTATTGCTTTGTTACATCCTACCCAAAAGCTATTACATGGTTACATCTTACCTAAAagccaaaagccaaaacaatagctataagcacaCATCAGATGTATCATTTAGGATTTGTGGGTGggtgaagttagctataatgactatTTATATGAGAAAAAAATATGTAAATGATCTCCAAGAATATCATTAAGGTGacacttatttttatttatttaaattgttcttttttattttactaccaagttatttaaaaaaaaaaatgtatattaaaCTTGTTCACCAAAAAAATGTTATGAGACATAAAGATTAATATTTCTATTTATGTACTTTATGACCTAATTTACCTATACTTGTTCTCTACGATTCTTATATATAATCTTAAATTAATTGTAACAATTTTTCAACACTAACATTAACTATAACATTTATAACCTTGATTGTTGAATTTAGATAATAGAATAATaggataataaaatattaaaataagattttatttttttttgctcggtaaaataagattttatttaagataaagattttgattatttttatgtATTTGAATTAATATAAGAGCATACGACAAGATTTTTAGGATTTCATTTAGGATAGAGAATTAGATAAGATTAGATTTCTtggatatttttaaatattattttagattttaaaagtaagatgaaatttagataatagattaataaaatattaaaataagattATTTAAGATAGAATATTGAATATCTTTAACTAATTAATATAGAGAACAACAtaagatttttaatatttttaatatttttaagattTTAACATAAGATTTTTAAAGAAATCTTATATTATTATCTAATCCTTAGCGTAACCTTAATAAAATCTTAAAAATCTTATTCTACTCTCGATTAAAttaaaatcttaaaatatttatctTAAAAGAAAccttattttcatattttattatcCTATTACCAAAATTCTATCTTGTTTTTAAAATCTAAGATAAAtttaaaatttccaaaaatcaTGAGCATAACCAAAGTAAAATCTTTAAAATCTTATGTTATTCTCATATTTTATTAGCCTATTATCTAAATGCTACCTTGcttttaaaatctaaaataatatttaaaatttccaaaaatcataaacatagcctaaataaaatcttcaaaatcttatGTTATTctctaaattattttaattaattacaaATATTCAATATCTTATCttaaataatatcttatttaaCATTTATTATCCTATATCTAAACTGTATCTTGCTTTTAAAacctaaaataatatttaaaaatttcaaaaaatattttcttattCTCTAGATCCTAACCTAACCTAAATACAATCTTAAAAATCTTAGGCTACTCTCTAAACTATTTTAACTAAATAAGGATAATCAAAATCTTTATCTTCGATAAaagtttatttttatattttattatcctaTTATCAAAATTTCATCTTGCTTTCAAAATCTATTGCATGGTTACATCTTACCCACAAGCTATTGCATGGTTACATCttacccaaaagccaaaacaatagctataagccaTTGAGTCACACATCAGATGTATCATTTAGGATTTGTGGGTGggtgaagttagctataatgactatTTATATGAGAAAAAAATATGTAAATGATCTCCAAGAATATCATTAAGGAGacacttatttttatttatttaaattgttcttttttattttactaccaagttattattattatttttaaatgtataTTAAACTTGTTCACCATAAAAATGTTATGAGACATAAAGATTAATATTTCTATTTATGTACTTTATGACCTAATTTACCTATACTTGTTCTCTACGATTCTTATATATAATCTTAAATTAATTGTAACAATTTTTCAACACTAACATTAACTATAACATTTATAACCTTGATTGTTGAATTTAGATAATAGAATAATaggataataaaatattaaaataagatttatttatttattgctcggtaaaataagattttatttaagataaagattttgaatatttttatgtAATTGAATTAATATAAGAGCATACGACAAGATTTTTAGGATTTCATTTAGGATAGATAATTAGATAAGATTAGATTTCTtggatatttttaaatattattttagattttaaaagtaagatgaaatttagataatagaataataaaatattaaaataagattATTTAAGATAGAATATTGAATATCTTTAACTAATTAATATAGAGAACAACAtaagatttttaatatttttaagattTTAACATAAGATTTTTAAAGAAATCTTATATTATTATCTAATCCTTAGCGTAACCTAAATAAAATCTTAAAAATCTTATTCTACTCtcagattattttaattaaattaaaatctgaaaagaaaccttattttcatattttattatcCTATTACCAAAATTCTATCTTGTTTTTAAAATCTAAGATAAAtttaaaatttccaaaaatcaTAAGCATAACCAAAGTAAAATCTTTAAAATCTTAtgttattttcatattttattatcCTATTATCTAAATGCTATCTTGCTTTTAAAATCTAAAACAATAtttaaaatttccaaaaatcaTTAACATAGCCTaaataaa encodes:
- the LOC131048661 gene encoding protein VAPYRIN encodes the protein MDRLLTVQPKEVVIRFEPGQRCSGFVELKNVMYTMPVAFRVHPLQQKKYTVRPSCGIISPLGKASVEITMQPQTELPEFFPHSDDQFLVQSVVVPGGKETETVSLEWFSARKKQVFEDSGLKVMFTGGAILTKLVADGSVDEIREVLEKDEGTVNSCDEQGRSLLHMAVANRRPDLVQLLIEFKVDMETRNKKGQTALHVAAAKGEGLITELLLANGAKVGAKDLSSWQALHFAAAGGHVDVLRLVVLKGAEEVNSVVSDGRSALHMAVEGGHRDCLKVLLVAGTNVDARADDGDTPLHKAAARGEGSMVRLLMQKGATKDIRNKHGKTSYDLAVDTGDSALLDMLRLGDGLRRAARRGDLRSLQRCLEQGAAINGKDQHGWTALHRAAFKGWLEIVKALLDKGADLDSRDDEGYSILHCATESGHMELVELLLKKGVDVNARSKRGVTPLQIAASLHYSGIVRLLQVGGAAKENISIISSTKSETFRHYEMPPLPAKKISRRLQGVKKPPALSVQYGRTAVA